The Seriola aureovittata isolate HTS-2021-v1 ecotype China chromosome 3, ASM2101889v1, whole genome shotgun sequence genome includes a region encoding these proteins:
- the LOC130166974 gene encoding meiosis regulator and mRNA stability factor 1 isoform X1, with product MMERLGKERSICSASPFPWLSHPKTEASTLLWKLKDCFSTTETTTPHHTDKEKNYMESRKPVLELKDVPPPPPPPPHHMSSSQPSQPFSLAPLPLPHPRLPPPPQLTQGSHQQQPPHQQLEGATPKVSICTHCDYCSTDGYGLLGGGGVVGSSSSSIAGVVSLYIAPGSVGAPISNSSISRSGPCSVTSSVHQYKNNLSCGREGETLDPLLSLGYKPQLPSSVATSQPVSSHPYLPCCSGLLHTYPAAPLPCSQPSFFPSSAPLASSLPSVSTLPVSLHGSCLASSGYYTCGVDCSPSARRSQRSTLGDHPTPTTITTTTTSAHFCSNPMHLNVERTVCVKGAHYCQECFLKPMNGLASESDKIWPNVPAPQTAPIPIPICNGCGTSSDSMMLMPSTSLGKIGQKYGSPENSGPENIPPVGVFWDIENCSVPSGRSAGAVVQRIRSRFFQGHREAEFICVCDISKESKAVIQELNNCQVTVAHINATAKNAADDKLRQSLRRFAETHTAPATVVLVSSDVNFASELSDLRHRHGFQVILVHGNHTSSALLQHAHRHVAFQEITADLPPRMLVKAQPSFNLLYVHNLPVNCDKSLRNAVKLRLRRLSDNCGGKVLGMSQGTAVLRFGSPEAAARARKRMENEDVYGRRISLSFSPRPRDDASLEPEIQSQPHHLLQALPQPYQTQDSVFAPPPSISSFSFLPLEKPRSPRRPRRATRPCHTPGPVPERPYSPRRGCSGPPGGAPAKPRQELGSFEGKSRMGFHQLDKGRAASSSPHSNGETGAMDQLSKPGLTGESMYRRRREGSNPRSLAESPVEQGDRSSGEFQISTPSAFSKLNLHRSFSPLVLSQGSWSSRSVSPCLSSRSSPILAAPRSPCPEGPPEPFSEGTEVQVGNLDYRMSRKDLQQTLHDTFSRYGRVKAVELSPHTDYQLKATVQMLSLQHAISAVSGLHRYKIGSKRIQVSLVTGGSSKSLAMLSTEIISILQDAPANCLPLFKFTEIYEKKYCRKLVVGDLYRLPEVVAVREQGGSRLVCLLPSSQIRQSPLGSSQSQEGSSSASGSPVVFEELEYHEPVCRQHYAQQDFSEADFDPDSYKIPFVVMSLSTLASEVHSLLQSHEGTLPLLSFPDCYAAKFSPLQLGNETLEGGVPLEHLITCVPSITIVTAQNGFKVIKWIHNKPPAPNQTEPWIQRCKSPVGNPQLIQFSREIIDLLKSQPSCIMPISKFIPSYHHHFAKQCRVSDYGYSKLLELLEAVPHVLQILGMGTKRLLTLTHRAQVKRFTQDLLKLLKFQASKQVAIKDFMQAYHWCFSRDWRVIDYGICDLMDLMTEIPETTITITHHTTDTVISVPKRERTVEEMERTKQFAKEVVDLLRHQPHCRMPFSKFIPTYHHHFGRQCKLSYYGFTKLMELFEAIPDVLMVLECGEEKVLTLTEVERIKALAAQLVKLLRAQKNSSLPVCQLLTEYSKTFGYGLRLQDYDASSLPALLTKLCHVVKVVDGSEGREVQLINRKSLRSLTSQLLALLMSQEEEQVTKGLKVEELSHHYLTVHGAPLNPCEYGFLSLSELLKSLPYLVELYYEEIDEDCKTGNTATDHGEEWVRLTRLYQFARNIRALLHTYHYNQIFLTEFQGAYKKFTGCSLEPRSYGYASTDELLSAIPQVVWIKGHGHKRIIVLKNDMKARTSSSVPNSPQPEENTETPRGSPVSNTFGAQSPGADEAAESELLCLTSPVDLLCGPVPSCLPSPQLHPDPVLLQQADLIRFEERTPPPTDKRDELEVAAAAVTDSTEDSAVTKLPTAPNMKTPLSMDSPSRRATRSRIKLAANFSFTAGL from the exons ATGATGGAAAGACTGGGAAAGGAGAGATCCATATGCAGCGCTAGTCCCTTCCCATGGCTCAGTCACCCCAAAACAGAGGCCTCAACCCTGCTATGGAAACTCAAAGACTGCTTCTCCACCACTGAGACAACCACCCCTCATCATACAGATAAAGAA aaaAACTACATGGAGAGCAGAAAGCCTGTGCTGGAATTGAAAGatgtccctcctcctcctcctcctccaccacaccATATGTCCTCCTCCCAACCATCCCAGCCCTTTTCTCTGGCCCCTCTCCCTTTGCCTCATCCCCGCttacctcctccacctcagctTACACAAGGCTCCCACCAACAACAGCCACCACATCAGCAACTAGAGGGGGCAACCCCTAAAGTAAGCATTTGCACTCATTGTGACTACTGCAGCACAGACGGCTATGGCTTATTGGGTGGTGGAGGTGTTGTtggtagcagcagtagcagcattGCTGGTGTTGTGTCACTCTATATCGCCCCAGGCTCTGTGGGAGCACCCATCAGCAACAGCAGTATTAGCAGGTCTGGGCCTTGCTCTGTAACCTCATCTGTTCATCAGTATAAAAATAACTTGAGCTGTGGAAGAGAAGGTGAAACTCTTGATCCTTTGCTCAGTCTTGGCTACAAACCTCAACTGCCCTCTTCTGTTGCTACCTCTCAGCCTGTTTCATCACACCCCTACCTCCCCTGCTGCTCAGGACTTCTCCACACCTACCCAGCTGCACCTCTTCCATGCAGTCAACCCagcttttttccctcctcagctcctttggcttcctctctcccctctgtttCCACTCTACCTGTTTCGTTGCATGGCTCTTGCCTGGCCTCTTCTGGCTACTACACCTGTGGTGTGGACTGCAGCCCATCAGCCAGAAGATCCCAGAGAAGCACACTCGGTGACCACCCAACCCCCACAACCATCACTACTACAACCACCTCAGCACACTTCTGCTCTAATCCTATGCACCTTAATGTAGAACGCACGGTTTGTGTGAAGGGGGCGCACTACTGCCAAGAGTGCTTTTTGAAG CCAATGAACGGTCTGGCATCAGAGTCAGACAAGATATGGCCCAATGTTCCTGCTCCCCAGACTGCTCCTATCCCTATCCCGATTTGCAATGGCTGTGGCACCTCCTCTGATAGCATGATGCTCATGCCATCAACCAGCCTTGGCAAGATTGGCCAGAAGTATG GTTCACCAGAGAATAGTGGTCCTGAGAACATCCCTCCAGTTGGTGTCTTCTGGGACATTGAGAACTGCAGTGTTCCCAGTGGACGCTCTGCTGGAGCTGTGGTCCAGCGTATTCGCAGCCGTTTCTTCCAGGGTCATCGGGAGGCAGAATTCATTTGCGTCTGTGACATCAGCAAGGAGAGTAAAGCTGTCATCCAGGAGCTTAACAACTGCCAG GTTACTGTTGCACATATCAACGCCACAGCCAAGAATGCTGCGGATGACAAACTTCGCCAGAGCCTGCGACGCTTCGCTGAGACCCACACTGCCCCTGCAACTGTTGTACTAGTGTCCT CTGATGTGAACTTTGCAAGTGAGTTGAGTGACCTGCGTCATCGCCATGGTTTCCAGGTAATCCTGGTGCATGGCAACCATACATCTTCAGCCCTTCTACAGCACGCCCATCGCCACGTGGCCTTTCAGGAGATCACCGCTGATTTGCCACCGCGAATGCTTGTCAAAGCACAG CCCAGTTTCAACCTCCTCTATGTGCACAACCTCCCTGTCAACTGTGACAAGAGCCTGCGGAACGCTGTGAAGCTCAGGCTCCGCCGCCTGTCTGACAACTGTGGTGGCAAGGTGCTGGGCATGTCCCAGGGCACAGCAGTCCTCCGCTTTGGCAGCCCTGAGGCAGCTGCGCGTGCCCGCAAGCGAATGGAAAATGAGGATGTGTATGGCCGCCGAATCAGCCTCTCCTTCTCCCCACGGCCCAGAGACGATGCAAGTCTTGAGCCTGAGATTCAATCTCAGCCCCATCACTTGCTTCAGGCTCTGCCCCAACCCTATCAAACCCAGGATTCAGTGTTCGCCCCTCCCCCATCTAtatcctccttctcttttctgcCCCTGGAGAAGCCCAGGTCACCCAGGAGGCCACGGCGAGCAACCCGCCCGTGCCACACCCCTGGCCCAGTGCCTGAAAGGCCCTACAGCCCCAGGAGGGGGTGCAGTGGGCCTCCCGGTGGTGCTCCAGCCAAGCCCCGTCAG GAGCTGGGTAGTTTCGAGGGCAAGTCCAGAATGGGCTTCCACCAACTGGATAAAGGGCGTGCTGCTTCCTCTTCCCCCCACAGTAATGGTGAGACCGGGGCCATGGATCAGCTGTCCAAACCTGGCCTCACTGGAGAATCCATGTACAGGCGGAG AAGAGAGGGCTCCAATCCTCGCAGCTTGGCTGAATCCCCTGTAGAACAAGGTGACAGGAGTTCAGGGGAATTCCAGATTAGCACACCCTCAGCCTTCAGCAAGCTGAACCTGCACAGGAGCTTCAGTCCTCTTGTCCTCTCCCAGGGCTCCTGGTCCTCCAG GAGTGTGTCCCCCTGCCTGTCCAGCCGCTCCTCACCTATTCTTGCTGCCCCTCGCAGCCCCTGTCCTGAAGGTCCACCTGAGCCGTTCTCAGAGGGGACCGAGGTCCAGGTGGGCAACCTGGACTATAGGATGTCGCGCAAAGATCTGCAGCAAACACTGCATGACACCTTCTCTCGATACGGGCGG GTGAAAGCTGTGGAGCTTAGCCCCCACACTGACTATCAGCTGAAGGCCACAGTTCAGATGTTGTCCCTACAGCACGCTATCAGCGCTGTCAGTGGCCTGCACCGTTACAAGATTGGGAGCAAGCGCATTCAGGTGTCTCTGGTCACTGGTGGCAGCAGCAAATCTCTTGCCATGCTCAG CACAGAGATCATCAGCATTCTTCAGGATGCCCCTGCCAATTGTCTTCCCCTGTTCAAGTTCACAGAGATCTATGAGAAAAA GTATTGCCGTAAGCTGGTGGTTGGGGATCTTTACAGACTACCAGAGGTGGTGGCTGTGCGGGAACAGGGGGGCTCAAGGCTTGTGTGCCTTCTGCCCAGCAGCCAAATCCGCCAGAGTCCACTGGGATCTTCCCAGTCCCAGGAAGGCTCCTCTTCTGCTAGTGGTAGCCCCGTGGTGTTTGAGGAGCTGGAGTACCATGAACCTGTCTGCAGACAACACTATGCACAGCAGGACTTCAG TGAGGCTGACTTTGACCCTGACTCCTATAAAATCCCATTTGTTGTGATGTCTCTGAGCACCTTAGCCTCTGAGGTCCACAGTCTGTTGCAGTCACATGAGGGAACCCTTCCACTACTCAG TTTTCCAGACTGCTATGCAGCAAAATTCAGCCCACTGCAGCTTGGCAATGAGACATTGGAGGGTGGTGTTCCCCTGGAGCACCTCATTACCTGTGTCCCCAGTATCACAATAGTCACAGCTCAGAATGGCTTTAAAGTCATTAAGTGGATCCACAACAAACCACCAGCACCAAACCAAACTG agCCATGGATTCAGCGCTGCAAAAGTCCAGTGGGCAACCCTCAGCTCATTCAGTTCAGCCGAGAGATTATTGACCTGTTGAAGAGTCAGCCTTCTTGCATCATGCCCATCAGCAAGTTCATACCCTCATACCACCATCACTTTGCCAAACAGTGCCGTGTCTCTGACTATGGCTACTCCAAACTGttggagctgctggaggctgTGCCACACGTTCTGCAG ATCTTGGGCATGGGTACCAAGCGTTTACTGACCCTGACACATCGTGCTCAAGTGAAGCGCTTCACCCAAGACCTGCTCAAACTGCTCAAATTCCAAGCCAGCAAACAAGTGGCCATCAAGGACTTCATGCAGGCATACCATTG GTGCTTCTCCAGAGACTGGAGGGTTATTGACTATGGCATATGTGACCTGATGGACCTCATGACTGAGATCCCTGAAACCACTATTACCATAACACACCACACCACGGACACGGTCATCTCTGTTCCCAAAAGAG AGCGTACCGTGGAGGAAATGGAGCGTACCAAGCAGTTTGCAAAGGAAGTGGTGGACCTGCTTCGTCACCAGCCTCACTGTCGAATGCCCTTTAGTAAGTTCATCCCCACCTATCACCATCACTTTGGTCGTCAGTGCAAGCTCAGCTACTATGGCTTCACCAAGCTCATGGAACTCTTTGAGGCGATCCCTGACGTACTGATG GTGTTGGAGTGTGGTGAGGAGAAAGTGTTGACTCTGACAGAGGTGGAGCGTATCAAGGCCTTGGCGGCTCAGCTGGTCAAGCTGCTGCGGGCTCAGAAAAACTCCAGCCTTCCTGTCTGCCAGCTGCTCACAGAGTACAGCAAGACCTTTGGTTACGGTCTACGCCTGCAGGACTATGATGCCAGCTCCCTGCCAGCTCTGCTGACCAAACTCTGCCATGTTGTCAAG GTGGTGGATGGCTCAGAGGGACGGGAAGTACAGCTTATCAACAGGAAGTCTCTGCGCTCGCTGACATCCCAACTACTGGCTCTGCTCATGTCccaggaagaggagcaggtCACCAAGGGTCTGAAGGTGGAAGAGCTAAGCCATCATTACCTGACTGTCCACGGAGCCCCGCTCAACCCATGTGAATATGGGTTCCTCTCCCTCAGTGAGCTACTCAAGAGTCTGCCCTACCTCGTGGAG CTATACTATGAGGAGATTGATGAAGACTGTAAAACTGGCAACACTGCCACTGATCATGGTGAGGAGTGGGTGAGGCTGACCAGGCTTTACCAGTTTGCCCGTAACATACGTGCTCTGCTCCACACCTACCATTACAACCAGATCTTTCTGACTGAGTTCCAGGGAGCTTACAAAAAATTCACAGGCTGCAGCCTTGAGCCACGTTCCTACGGATACGCCAGTACTGATGAGCTGCTCAGTGCCATCCCACAG GTGGTGTGGATCAAAGGACATGGTCACAAGAGGATTATCGTTTTGAAGAACGATATGAAAG CAAGGACAAGCTCTTCAGTCCCCAACAGCCCCCAGCCAGAAGAGAATACAGAAACCCCGAGAGGCAGCCCCGTTAGCAACACATTTGGAGCCCAGAGTCCAG GAGCCGATGAAGCTGcagagtctgagctgctgtgtctgACGTCCCCAGTGGACCTGCTGTGTGGTCCTGTACCATCCTGCTTACCATCGCCTCAGCTTCACCCCGACCCCGTTCTCCTCCAGCAGGCAGACCTGATTCGCTTTGAGGAGAGAACTCCACCACCAACAG ACAAGCGTGACGAACTTGAGgtggcagctgctgcagtcacTGACAGCACAGAAGACTCTGCAGTCACCAAACTTCCAACCGCCCCCAACATGAAGACCCCCTTGTCTATGGACAGTCCCAGCAGAAGAGCTACACGCAGCAGAATCAAGCTAGCTGCCAACTTCTCATTCACAGCAGGCCTCTGa
- the LOC130166974 gene encoding meiosis regulator and mRNA stability factor 1 isoform X4 produces the protein MMERLGKERSICSASPFPWLSHPKTEASTLLWKLKDCFSTTETTTPHHTDKEKNYMESRKPVLELKDVPPPPPPPPHHMSSSQPSQPFSLAPLPLPHPRLPPPPQLTQGSHQQQPPHQQLEGATPKVSICTHCDYCSTDGYGLLGGGGVVGSSSSSIAGVVSLYIAPGSVGAPISNSSISRSGPCSVTSSVHQYKNNLSCGREGETLDPLLSLGYKPQLPSSVATSQPVSSHPYLPCCSGLLHTYPAAPLPCSQPSFFPSSAPLASSLPSVSTLPVSLHGSCLASSGYYTCGVDCSPSARRSQRSTLGDHPTPTTITTTTTSAHFCSNPMHLNVERTVCVKGAHYCQECFLKPMNGLASESDKIWPNVPAPQTAPIPIPICNGCGTSSDSMMLMPSTSLGKIGQKYGSPENSGPENIPPVGVFWDIENCSVPSGRSAGAVVQRIRSRFFQGHREAEFICVCDISKESKAVIQELNNCQVTVAHINATAKNAADDKLRQSLRRFAETHTAPATVVLVSSDVNFASELSDLRHRHGFQVILVHGNHTSSALLQHAHRHVAFQEITADLPPRMLVKAQPRSPRRPRRATRPCHTPGPVPERPYSPRRGCSGPPGGAPAKPRQELGSFEGKSRMGFHQLDKGRAASSSPHSNGETGAMDQLSKPGLTGESMYRRRREGSNPRSLAESPVEQGDRSSGEFQISTPSAFSKLNLHRSFSPLVLSQGSWSSRSVSPCLSSRSSPILAAPRSPCPEGPPEPFSEGTEVQVGNLDYRMSRKDLQQTLHDTFSRYGRVKAVELSPHTDYQLKATVQMLSLQHAISAVSGLHRYKIGSKRIQVSLVTGGSSKSLAMLSTEIISILQDAPANCLPLFKFTEIYEKKYCRKLVVGDLYRLPEVVAVREQGGSRLVCLLPSSQIRQSPLGSSQSQEGSSSASGSPVVFEELEYHEPVCRQHYAQQDFSEADFDPDSYKIPFVVMSLSTLASEVHSLLQSHEGTLPLLSFPDCYAAKFSPLQLGNETLEGGVPLEHLITCVPSITIVTAQNGFKVIKWIHNKPPAPNQTEPWIQRCKSPVGNPQLIQFSREIIDLLKSQPSCIMPISKFIPSYHHHFAKQCRVSDYGYSKLLELLEAVPHVLQILGMGTKRLLTLTHRAQVKRFTQDLLKLLKFQASKQVAIKDFMQAYHWCFSRDWRVIDYGICDLMDLMTEIPETTITITHHTTDTVISVPKRERTVEEMERTKQFAKEVVDLLRHQPHCRMPFSKFIPTYHHHFGRQCKLSYYGFTKLMELFEAIPDVLMVLECGEEKVLTLTEVERIKALAAQLVKLLRAQKNSSLPVCQLLTEYSKTFGYGLRLQDYDASSLPALLTKLCHVVKVVDGSEGREVQLINRKSLRSLTSQLLALLMSQEEEQVTKGLKVEELSHHYLTVHGAPLNPCEYGFLSLSELLKSLPYLVELYYEEIDEDCKTGNTATDHGEEWVRLTRLYQFARNIRALLHTYHYNQIFLTEFQGAYKKFTGCSLEPRSYGYASTDELLSAIPQVVWIKGHGHKRIIVLKNDMKARTSSSVPNSPQPEENTETPRGSPVSNTFGAQSPGADEAAESELLCLTSPVDLLCGPVPSCLPSPQLHPDPVLLQQADLIRFEERTPPPTDKRDELEVAAAAVTDSTEDSAVTKLPTAPNMKTPLSMDSPSRRATRSRIKLAANFSFTAGL, from the exons ATGATGGAAAGACTGGGAAAGGAGAGATCCATATGCAGCGCTAGTCCCTTCCCATGGCTCAGTCACCCCAAAACAGAGGCCTCAACCCTGCTATGGAAACTCAAAGACTGCTTCTCCACCACTGAGACAACCACCCCTCATCATACAGATAAAGAA aaaAACTACATGGAGAGCAGAAAGCCTGTGCTGGAATTGAAAGatgtccctcctcctcctcctcctccaccacaccATATGTCCTCCTCCCAACCATCCCAGCCCTTTTCTCTGGCCCCTCTCCCTTTGCCTCATCCCCGCttacctcctccacctcagctTACACAAGGCTCCCACCAACAACAGCCACCACATCAGCAACTAGAGGGGGCAACCCCTAAAGTAAGCATTTGCACTCATTGTGACTACTGCAGCACAGACGGCTATGGCTTATTGGGTGGTGGAGGTGTTGTtggtagcagcagtagcagcattGCTGGTGTTGTGTCACTCTATATCGCCCCAGGCTCTGTGGGAGCACCCATCAGCAACAGCAGTATTAGCAGGTCTGGGCCTTGCTCTGTAACCTCATCTGTTCATCAGTATAAAAATAACTTGAGCTGTGGAAGAGAAGGTGAAACTCTTGATCCTTTGCTCAGTCTTGGCTACAAACCTCAACTGCCCTCTTCTGTTGCTACCTCTCAGCCTGTTTCATCACACCCCTACCTCCCCTGCTGCTCAGGACTTCTCCACACCTACCCAGCTGCACCTCTTCCATGCAGTCAACCCagcttttttccctcctcagctcctttggcttcctctctcccctctgtttCCACTCTACCTGTTTCGTTGCATGGCTCTTGCCTGGCCTCTTCTGGCTACTACACCTGTGGTGTGGACTGCAGCCCATCAGCCAGAAGATCCCAGAGAAGCACACTCGGTGACCACCCAACCCCCACAACCATCACTACTACAACCACCTCAGCACACTTCTGCTCTAATCCTATGCACCTTAATGTAGAACGCACGGTTTGTGTGAAGGGGGCGCACTACTGCCAAGAGTGCTTTTTGAAG CCAATGAACGGTCTGGCATCAGAGTCAGACAAGATATGGCCCAATGTTCCTGCTCCCCAGACTGCTCCTATCCCTATCCCGATTTGCAATGGCTGTGGCACCTCCTCTGATAGCATGATGCTCATGCCATCAACCAGCCTTGGCAAGATTGGCCAGAAGTATG GTTCACCAGAGAATAGTGGTCCTGAGAACATCCCTCCAGTTGGTGTCTTCTGGGACATTGAGAACTGCAGTGTTCCCAGTGGACGCTCTGCTGGAGCTGTGGTCCAGCGTATTCGCAGCCGTTTCTTCCAGGGTCATCGGGAGGCAGAATTCATTTGCGTCTGTGACATCAGCAAGGAGAGTAAAGCTGTCATCCAGGAGCTTAACAACTGCCAG GTTACTGTTGCACATATCAACGCCACAGCCAAGAATGCTGCGGATGACAAACTTCGCCAGAGCCTGCGACGCTTCGCTGAGACCCACACTGCCCCTGCAACTGTTGTACTAGTGTCCT CTGATGTGAACTTTGCAAGTGAGTTGAGTGACCTGCGTCATCGCCATGGTTTCCAGGTAATCCTGGTGCATGGCAACCATACATCTTCAGCCCTTCTACAGCACGCCCATCGCCACGTGGCCTTTCAGGAGATCACCGCTGATTTGCCACCGCGAATGCTTGTCAAAGCACAG CCCAGGTCACCCAGGAGGCCACGGCGAGCAACCCGCCCGTGCCACACCCCTGGCCCAGTGCCTGAAAGGCCCTACAGCCCCAGGAGGGGGTGCAGTGGGCCTCCCGGTGGTGCTCCAGCCAAGCCCCGTCAG GAGCTGGGTAGTTTCGAGGGCAAGTCCAGAATGGGCTTCCACCAACTGGATAAAGGGCGTGCTGCTTCCTCTTCCCCCCACAGTAATGGTGAGACCGGGGCCATGGATCAGCTGTCCAAACCTGGCCTCACTGGAGAATCCATGTACAGGCGGAG AAGAGAGGGCTCCAATCCTCGCAGCTTGGCTGAATCCCCTGTAGAACAAGGTGACAGGAGTTCAGGGGAATTCCAGATTAGCACACCCTCAGCCTTCAGCAAGCTGAACCTGCACAGGAGCTTCAGTCCTCTTGTCCTCTCCCAGGGCTCCTGGTCCTCCAG GAGTGTGTCCCCCTGCCTGTCCAGCCGCTCCTCACCTATTCTTGCTGCCCCTCGCAGCCCCTGTCCTGAAGGTCCACCTGAGCCGTTCTCAGAGGGGACCGAGGTCCAGGTGGGCAACCTGGACTATAGGATGTCGCGCAAAGATCTGCAGCAAACACTGCATGACACCTTCTCTCGATACGGGCGG GTGAAAGCTGTGGAGCTTAGCCCCCACACTGACTATCAGCTGAAGGCCACAGTTCAGATGTTGTCCCTACAGCACGCTATCAGCGCTGTCAGTGGCCTGCACCGTTACAAGATTGGGAGCAAGCGCATTCAGGTGTCTCTGGTCACTGGTGGCAGCAGCAAATCTCTTGCCATGCTCAG CACAGAGATCATCAGCATTCTTCAGGATGCCCCTGCCAATTGTCTTCCCCTGTTCAAGTTCACAGAGATCTATGAGAAAAA GTATTGCCGTAAGCTGGTGGTTGGGGATCTTTACAGACTACCAGAGGTGGTGGCTGTGCGGGAACAGGGGGGCTCAAGGCTTGTGTGCCTTCTGCCCAGCAGCCAAATCCGCCAGAGTCCACTGGGATCTTCCCAGTCCCAGGAAGGCTCCTCTTCTGCTAGTGGTAGCCCCGTGGTGTTTGAGGAGCTGGAGTACCATGAACCTGTCTGCAGACAACACTATGCACAGCAGGACTTCAG TGAGGCTGACTTTGACCCTGACTCCTATAAAATCCCATTTGTTGTGATGTCTCTGAGCACCTTAGCCTCTGAGGTCCACAGTCTGTTGCAGTCACATGAGGGAACCCTTCCACTACTCAG TTTTCCAGACTGCTATGCAGCAAAATTCAGCCCACTGCAGCTTGGCAATGAGACATTGGAGGGTGGTGTTCCCCTGGAGCACCTCATTACCTGTGTCCCCAGTATCACAATAGTCACAGCTCAGAATGGCTTTAAAGTCATTAAGTGGATCCACAACAAACCACCAGCACCAAACCAAACTG agCCATGGATTCAGCGCTGCAAAAGTCCAGTGGGCAACCCTCAGCTCATTCAGTTCAGCCGAGAGATTATTGACCTGTTGAAGAGTCAGCCTTCTTGCATCATGCCCATCAGCAAGTTCATACCCTCATACCACCATCACTTTGCCAAACAGTGCCGTGTCTCTGACTATGGCTACTCCAAACTGttggagctgctggaggctgTGCCACACGTTCTGCAG ATCTTGGGCATGGGTACCAAGCGTTTACTGACCCTGACACATCGTGCTCAAGTGAAGCGCTTCACCCAAGACCTGCTCAAACTGCTCAAATTCCAAGCCAGCAAACAAGTGGCCATCAAGGACTTCATGCAGGCATACCATTG GTGCTTCTCCAGAGACTGGAGGGTTATTGACTATGGCATATGTGACCTGATGGACCTCATGACTGAGATCCCTGAAACCACTATTACCATAACACACCACACCACGGACACGGTCATCTCTGTTCCCAAAAGAG AGCGTACCGTGGAGGAAATGGAGCGTACCAAGCAGTTTGCAAAGGAAGTGGTGGACCTGCTTCGTCACCAGCCTCACTGTCGAATGCCCTTTAGTAAGTTCATCCCCACCTATCACCATCACTTTGGTCGTCAGTGCAAGCTCAGCTACTATGGCTTCACCAAGCTCATGGAACTCTTTGAGGCGATCCCTGACGTACTGATG GTGTTGGAGTGTGGTGAGGAGAAAGTGTTGACTCTGACAGAGGTGGAGCGTATCAAGGCCTTGGCGGCTCAGCTGGTCAAGCTGCTGCGGGCTCAGAAAAACTCCAGCCTTCCTGTCTGCCAGCTGCTCACAGAGTACAGCAAGACCTTTGGTTACGGTCTACGCCTGCAGGACTATGATGCCAGCTCCCTGCCAGCTCTGCTGACCAAACTCTGCCATGTTGTCAAG GTGGTGGATGGCTCAGAGGGACGGGAAGTACAGCTTATCAACAGGAAGTCTCTGCGCTCGCTGACATCCCAACTACTGGCTCTGCTCATGTCccaggaagaggagcaggtCACCAAGGGTCTGAAGGTGGAAGAGCTAAGCCATCATTACCTGACTGTCCACGGAGCCCCGCTCAACCCATGTGAATATGGGTTCCTCTCCCTCAGTGAGCTACTCAAGAGTCTGCCCTACCTCGTGGAG CTATACTATGAGGAGATTGATGAAGACTGTAAAACTGGCAACACTGCCACTGATCATGGTGAGGAGTGGGTGAGGCTGACCAGGCTTTACCAGTTTGCCCGTAACATACGTGCTCTGCTCCACACCTACCATTACAACCAGATCTTTCTGACTGAGTTCCAGGGAGCTTACAAAAAATTCACAGGCTGCAGCCTTGAGCCACGTTCCTACGGATACGCCAGTACTGATGAGCTGCTCAGTGCCATCCCACAG GTGGTGTGGATCAAAGGACATGGTCACAAGAGGATTATCGTTTTGAAGAACGATATGAAAG CAAGGACAAGCTCTTCAGTCCCCAACAGCCCCCAGCCAGAAGAGAATACAGAAACCCCGAGAGGCAGCCCCGTTAGCAACACATTTGGAGCCCAGAGTCCAG GAGCCGATGAAGCTGcagagtctgagctgctgtgtctgACGTCCCCAGTGGACCTGCTGTGTGGTCCTGTACCATCCTGCTTACCATCGCCTCAGCTTCACCCCGACCCCGTTCTCCTCCAGCAGGCAGACCTGATTCGCTTTGAGGAGAGAACTCCACCACCAACAG ACAAGCGTGACGAACTTGAGgtggcagctgctgcagtcacTGACAGCACAGAAGACTCTGCAGTCACCAAACTTCCAACCGCCCCCAACATGAAGACCCCCTTGTCTATGGACAGTCCCAGCAGAAGAGCTACACGCAGCAGAATCAAGCTAGCTGCCAACTTCTCATTCACAGCAGGCCTCTGa